A window of the Parabacteroides merdae ATCC 43184 genome harbors these coding sequences:
- a CDS encoding GH92 family glycosyl hydrolase: MKSWTILLSTLCLFSCNQQENKFEKYVDPLIGTDIRIVQGKDKNSTEERGQIMPAVGVPHGMTNWVAQTQATEQKCHPPYYYFQDAIQGFRASHWMNGSCTQDYGSITIMPLSNKLEIDPVKRASTFDHTQETATPSYYSVDLNDYDIHAELTGLSRAGIMQFSFEQDGDHYIVIEPNSDEGVAFVEIDPEKKEITGYNPVHRIYQGYGKEAGFSGHFVIQLNEEIADYGVWDSTTITPGRKSAKGQKHAVGAWIKLTSDKPGKILVKVATSFTSIDNARKNLAAEIPGWNFNEVRQASSDIWNQALGQIAVKGNNEKEKVKFYSALYNAHFLPRAFSDVDGSYPRFDGDGQIMKMDHGTYYCDFSQWDTYRAVHPLFSILTPSRNGDMAHSLVLKGQQGGWLPIFPSWNSYTAAMIGDHCIAMIGDAIVKDTPGFDYEEAYTLMRKNAFEANPDSGSYRDGKGRRAMESYLKYNYVPLEDQVTEAFHRREQVSRTLEYAYDDFVLAQVAKKLGKTDDYKALIKRAENYRNVIDPETGYARGRHADGTWIEPFDPFASTSFICEGTPYHYTWYAPQDIAGLIRHMGGKERFINRLDNFFEGNYYWHGNEPGHHIAYLFAYAGEPWKTQKWVHDIINREYFTTPDGLSGNDDAGQMSSWLVFSMVGFYPVCPGMPYYVIGSPSFEESVITLENGKKFTIEAKGASEKNIYIQSATLNGQPYNKSYILHKDIMNGGILSFVMGDSPNKEWASSAGSLPPSMGL; this comes from the coding sequence ATGAAGAGCTGGACAATTTTATTAAGTACGTTGTGTTTATTCTCATGCAACCAACAGGAAAATAAATTTGAAAAATATGTAGACCCGCTGATCGGTACAGATATCCGCATCGTACAAGGAAAAGACAAGAACTCGACGGAAGAACGCGGACAAATCATGCCGGCAGTCGGGGTTCCACACGGTATGACCAACTGGGTGGCACAGACACAGGCGACCGAACAGAAATGTCATCCTCCCTACTATTATTTCCAGGATGCAATCCAGGGATTCCGGGCCAGCCACTGGATGAACGGCTCCTGTACACAAGACTACGGCAGCATCACAATTATGCCGCTCAGCAATAAGCTCGAAATAGACCCGGTCAAACGCGCCTCCACTTTCGATCACACTCAGGAAACAGCAACTCCCTCCTATTATTCGGTCGACTTGAACGACTATGACATCCATGCCGAATTGACCGGACTCTCCCGTGCAGGCATCATGCAATTCAGCTTCGAACAGGATGGCGACCACTACATCGTGATCGAACCCAATAGTGATGAAGGTGTCGCCTTCGTCGAAATCGATCCGGAGAAAAAAGAAATTACCGGTTACAACCCCGTACACCGCATCTACCAAGGATACGGTAAGGAAGCCGGATTCAGCGGACATTTCGTGATTCAGCTGAATGAAGAGATTGCCGACTATGGCGTTTGGGACAGCACCACGATCACCCCCGGACGAAAATCGGCAAAAGGACAAAAACATGCTGTCGGAGCTTGGATAAAGCTGACTTCCGATAAGCCGGGGAAAATACTGGTCAAAGTTGCCACTTCCTTTACGAGCATCGACAATGCCCGCAAAAACTTGGCTGCCGAAATTCCGGGATGGAACTTCAACGAAGTGCGACAGGCATCCTCCGACATCTGGAACCAGGCATTGGGGCAAATCGCAGTAAAAGGAAACAACGAAAAAGAAAAGGTCAAATTCTATTCAGCTCTCTACAACGCACACTTCCTGCCCCGCGCGTTCAGCGACGTGGACGGCTCCTATCCGAGATTCGACGGTGACGGACAGATTATGAAGATGGACCACGGAACCTACTATTGCGACTTCTCGCAATGGGATACCTACCGTGCCGTCCACCCTCTGTTTTCTATCCTTACCCCTTCCCGCAACGGAGACATGGCACATTCGCTCGTATTAAAAGGACAGCAGGGCGGCTGGTTGCCCATCTTCCCGTCCTGGAACAGCTACACGGCTGCCATGATCGGTGACCACTGCATCGCCATGATCGGAGACGCCATCGTCAAAGACACTCCGGGTTTTGACTATGAAGAAGCTTACACGCTGATGCGCAAAAACGCTTTCGAGGCCAATCCGGACTCCGGCAGCTATCGCGACGGGAAAGGCCGACGGGCAATGGAGTCTTACCTGAAATACAATTACGTGCCGTTAGAGGATCAAGTAACGGAAGCATTCCACCGTCGTGAACAAGTATCCCGCACACTGGAATATGCCTATGATGATTTTGTCCTTGCACAGGTTGCCAAGAAGTTAGGCAAGACAGACGATTATAAAGCACTCATCAAACGGGCGGAAAACTACCGGAACGTAATCGACCCCGAAACAGGCTATGCCCGTGGACGCCATGCCGACGGAACCTGGATCGAGCCATTCGATCCGTTTGCCTCCACTTCGTTCATCTGTGAAGGGACTCCTTACCACTACACCTGGTATGCTCCCCAGGACATAGCCGGACTGATCCGGCACATGGGCGGAAAAGAACGTTTCATCAACCGTCTGGACAACTTCTTCGAAGGGAACTATTACTGGCATGGCAACGAGCCGGGACACCACATCGCCTATCTTTTCGCTTATGCCGGTGAACCTTGGAAGACACAAAAATGGGTACATGATATCATCAACCGCGAGTATTTCACGACTCCCGACGGACTATCCGGCAACGACGATGCCGGCCAGATGTCATCCTGGCTGGTCTTCAGCATGGTCGGCTTCTATCCGGTCTGTCCGGGCATGCCCTACTACGTGATCGGCAGCCCGTCATTCGAAGAAAGCGTTATCACACTTGAAAACGGCAAGAAATTCACAATCGAAGCCAAAGGGGCATCGGAAAAGAATATCTACATTCAGTCGGCTACCCTTAACGGTCAGCCATACAACAAGAGCTACATCCTCCACAAAGACATCATGAACGGAGGCATCCTTTCGTTCGTCATGGGAGATAGCCCCAATAAAGAATGGGCTTCTTCCGCCGGATCGCTTCCA